The following proteins come from a genomic window of bacterium:
- a CDS encoding alpha-E domain-containing protein gives MLSRIAENFYWIGRYMERANDTMNLLEVTHLAFMEQEGNASVSNMWESLIVVNQGLDFFHKFYAEANEQTVHSFLIFSRENLSSIFSCISTVRDNMRAVRNQISSPLWMIVNEFYLWLKNRNIHEILSFDPSMFYRRVKDFGFAFFGALDNTLMRDEAWQFIHLGRALERALETASLLDLKYHVLLESVDEVGKPVDIHQWQILLRSVDGLEPYLNTYSNRIDPANIAELLILNRRFPKSVLFNLTRIKKLMTEMPHQDQSMAYWLLNQKIIGLLSEIESTSIPVIFEVGYHTYLQSIIEQLLLVHGHFSQTYFGGLEDITGSTE, from the coding sequence ATGTTAAGCAGAATTGCCGAAAATTTTTACTGGATTGGCCGCTACATGGAACGCGCTAACGATACCATGAATTTACTTGAGGTTACCCACTTGGCATTTATGGAGCAGGAGGGCAATGCCTCGGTTTCTAATATGTGGGAATCGCTTATTGTGGTGAATCAGGGGTTAGATTTTTTCCATAAATTTTATGCCGAGGCCAACGAACAAACAGTTCATTCGTTTTTAATTTTTTCAAGGGAAAATCTGAGTTCCATTTTTAGTTGTATTTCTACTGTTCGCGATAACATGAGGGCTGTGCGCAACCAAATTTCTAGTCCACTGTGGATGATTGTGAATGAATTTTATTTATGGCTTAAAAACCGCAATATTCACGAAATACTTTCGTTTGATCCGTCTATGTTTTATAGACGTGTAAAAGATTTTGGTTTTGCCTTTTTTGGAGCGCTTGATAACACGCTCATGCGGGATGAAGCCTGGCAATTTATTCACTTGGGCAGAGCATTAGAAAGAGCTCTGGAAACGGCATCGCTTTTAGATCTTAAATATCACGTTTTGTTAGAAAGTGTTGATGAAGTAGGAAAGCCTGTAGATATTCATCAATGGCAAATATTATTACGATCGGTGGATGGGTTGGAACCATATTTAAATACATATTCCAATCGCATTGATCCGGCCAATATTGCCGAACTTCTCATTTTAAACCGGCGTTTTCCTAAATCGGTTCTTTTTAATCTGACGCGTATTAAAAAATTAATGACAGAAATGCCGCACCAAGATCAGTCGATGGCCTATTGGCTTTTAAATCAAAAAATTATCGGTTTGTTGTCTGAAATTGAGTCTACTTCCATTCCTGTTATTTTTGAAGTAGGGTACCATACCTACT